The Synergistaceae bacterium genome window below encodes:
- a CDS encoding carboxylesterase family protein — MKLSKKVFSLVLAVIMAVSLVACSSAGTPADLVVYGKIFTSENNQIVEAFAVKDGKYIYVGDKKGAESFIEKGKTEIIDYTGKGLVMSGCGNGHAHYMLGYALSTIGTMVGYNDDTNKFMTEILPAAVKKARETGAKAVFGQGWSLNSFSHIPTRQELDAICSDLPIYFLDDECHKAITNTLMLVQAGIMKADGTAGKTEIRGGEIQIGSDGTPTGFLSEQAQTYVRSFLDNIYTLDMATANLAEIEHHMLSEGYTMYHEGWGNYFVNTNYYKALQQLDKAGKLHFVVGLPYEIESWMNVDEALAGAVDAKKFASTRVMPRWIKLLMDGTVETGTGFVDPLYPDGHQGIANWTEEEITNLTRKANVNGLTMHIHALGNKAVNCVINAFINGGKDELRNTIVHVRNVNSDDYKRIVDHNIYVTSGVTWHHGFTGMAEEMRKMGAVPAGMEDKSYPFKSFFDNNIPVSIHSDYPALSGSPDDPFGIMEIAVTGVLHSENGAPWWPEELVTREQALIAMTINCAKQMFIENERGSIKPGKYADFLLLNKDVLTCPVMEIHTVKPAATYFEGKKVFEAPSTDKTMSELKAELRAQYGENKRITDGNYDKSLAVKCINGTFVGKKIDGVIAFKGIPFVGQQPVENLRWKAPVDVVPDDGVYEAYYNAKSPCQVDDRWQVASLYVQGEDCLYLNVWKADDGRKNKPVMVWIHGGAFEVGGTVEPREEGTNFVKENPDVILVSIEYRLGVFGFFHLSHLPDGKDYPDAQNLGLMDQIMALKWVHENIASFGGDPNNVTIFGQSAGGGSVSLLPLIKGSHQYFKRVIAQSGSPVFTRSTEEAIACTNELMKKLGCKTVADLQKVDIQKFVDEGDILTLRVWAERDGKYLPLDPYAAYANGAAKDIDFLQGCTKNEMGYFVVSLGDNYNAFAAARLAKKMAQLTDKEKALVESFCNDANNITPKYSITSKLFDQIVFIAPLFRMSENQTKAGGKSYTYYFRVESSIPLMRSGHAVELSTVFNHPEETLVTGRRFDETFSKTMRKMWVQFAKTGNPSLSAEISPDGKAHEWPLYDLENKTIMVFDEFNIHPEKESDLKILDWDRCYFLTKYYCI, encoded by the coding sequence ATGAAGCTCTCGAAAAAAGTATTTAGTCTCGTATTAGCTGTAATTATGGCTGTAAGTTTAGTTGCTTGCAGTTCGGCAGGAACACCCGCAGATCTTGTTGTCTACGGAAAAATTTTCACTTCAGAAAATAATCAAATTGTAGAAGCGTTTGCAGTGAAGGACGGAAAATATATTTATGTAGGCGATAAGAAGGGTGCAGAGTCATTTATCGAGAAAGGCAAGACAGAAATTATTGACTACACCGGCAAGGGGCTTGTTATGTCCGGCTGCGGTAACGGCCACGCACATTATATGTTAGGTTATGCTCTCTCGACAATCGGCACAATGGTAGGATACAATGATGACACGAACAAATTTATGACTGAAATTCTTCCCGCTGCTGTCAAGAAGGCAAGAGAAACGGGAGCAAAAGCTGTATTCGGTCAAGGCTGGAGTCTCAATAGTTTTTCTCACATACCCACCCGACAGGAATTAGACGCAATTTGCAGCGATCTCCCCATTTACTTTTTGGACGATGAATGCCACAAAGCAATCACGAACACTCTTATGCTTGTCCAAGCAGGAATCATGAAAGCTGACGGCACTGCAGGCAAGACAGAAATACGCGGCGGAGAAATTCAAATAGGTTCAGACGGCACACCTACAGGCTTTCTCTCGGAACAGGCGCAGACTTATGTACGTTCATTCTTAGATAATATTTATACACTTGATATGGCAACAGCTAATTTGGCTGAAATCGAACATCACATGTTATCAGAGGGTTATACAATGTACCATGAGGGCTGGGGAAATTATTTCGTCAACACAAATTATTATAAGGCTCTCCAGCAGTTAGACAAGGCCGGAAAATTACATTTTGTAGTTGGTCTGCCATATGAAATTGAAAGTTGGATGAATGTTGATGAGGCTTTAGCAGGAGCAGTCGACGCAAAAAAATTCGCTTCAACACGTGTAATGCCGAGATGGATTAAACTTTTAATGGACGGCACTGTTGAAACCGGCACAGGATTTGTCGATCCGCTTTATCCCGACGGCCATCAAGGTATAGCAAACTGGACAGAAGAAGAAATAACAAATTTGACTCGTAAAGCTAATGTAAACGGTTTGACCATGCACATACACGCATTAGGCAACAAAGCTGTGAATTGCGTTATAAATGCCTTCATCAACGGCGGGAAAGATGAACTGCGCAATACTATTGTTCACGTGCGTAATGTAAATTCTGATGATTACAAACGTATTGTAGATCATAATATTTATGTTACTTCGGGCGTAACTTGGCATCACGGTTTTACTGGAATGGCTGAAGAAATGCGGAAAATGGGCGCGGTTCCTGCAGGCATGGAGGACAAATCTTACCCGTTTAAATCATTCTTTGATAATAATATCCCTGTGTCGATTCATTCAGATTATCCGGCATTGAGCGGCAGTCCTGATGATCCGTTCGGAATCATGGAAATTGCAGTTACGGGCGTACTTCATTCTGAAAACGGGGCTCCTTGGTGGCCGGAAGAACTTGTAACGCGCGAACAGGCTTTAATCGCAATGACTATAAATTGTGCAAAGCAAATGTTTATCGAGAATGAACGAGGCAGCATTAAACCCGGCAAATATGCAGATTTCCTTCTATTAAATAAGGACGTTCTTACTTGTCCGGTTATGGAGATTCACACTGTCAAGCCCGCAGCAACATACTTCGAGGGGAAAAAAGTTTTTGAGGCTCCCAGCACTGATAAAACAATGAGCGAGCTAAAAGCAGAACTTAGAGCTCAATACGGCGAAAACAAGAGAATCACAGACGGCAATTATGATAAATCGCTTGCAGTCAAGTGCATTAACGGGACATTTGTAGGCAAAAAAATTGATGGTGTCATAGCGTTTAAGGGCATTCCTTTTGTAGGTCAGCAGCCTGTAGAAAATTTGCGCTGGAAAGCTCCCGTTGATGTTGTCCCTGATGACGGCGTTTACGAGGCATATTACAACGCGAAGAGTCCTTGTCAAGTTGATGATAGGTGGCAAGTTGCTTCTCTTTATGTTCAGGGTGAAGACTGTCTATATCTTAACGTGTGGAAAGCTGACGACGGCAGAAAAAATAAACCTGTTATGGTATGGATTCACGGCGGAGCTTTTGAAGTAGGCGGAACAGTAGAACCCCGCGAAGAAGGTACTAATTTCGTAAAAGAAAATCCCGATGTAATACTTGTTTCAATAGAGTATAGGCTCGGCGTTTTCGGCTTCTTCCATTTATCACACCTCCCAGACGGCAAAGATTACCCCGACGCACAGAATCTCGGACTTATGGATCAGATAATGGCGTTAAAATGGGTACACGAAAATATTGCATCTTTCGGCGGCGACCCTAACAACGTAACAATTTTCGGACAATCAGCAGGCGGCGGCAGTGTGTCTCTGCTTCCGTTAATAAAAGGTTCACACCAATATTTTAAGCGCGTAATTGCACAAAGCGGCTCACCAGTTTTCACGCGTTCTACAGAAGAAGCTATTGCATGCACAAATGAATTAATGAAAAAATTAGGCTGCAAAACTGTTGCTGACCTGCAAAAAGTTGATATACAAAAATTTGTTGATGAAGGCGACATACTCACATTGCGCGTGTGGGCAGAAAGGGACGGGAAATATTTGCCTCTTGACCCTTATGCGGCGTATGCTAATGGTGCTGCAAAAGATATAGATTTTCTTCAGGGCTGCACAAAAAATGAAATGGGTTATTTCGTGGTCAGCTTAGGTGATAATTACAATGCGTTTGCTGCTGCACGTCTGGCCAAGAAAATGGCTCAATTGACGGATAAAGAGAAAGCACTTGTTGAGAGTTTCTGCAATGACGCAAATAACATAACCCCGAAATACTCCATCACAAGCAAATTATTTGATCAAATCGTATTTATTGCGCCCCTGTTCAGAATGTCGGAGAATCAAACAAAGGCCGGCGGAAAGTCTTACACTTATTATTTCAGGGTTGAGTCTTCAATACCCTTAATGAGAAGCGGACATGCTGTAGAGCTTTCGACAGTGTTCAATCACCCTGAAGAGACTCTTGTAACTGGGAGAAGATTTGACGAGACATTTTCAAAGACTATGCGTAAAATGTGGGTTCAATTCGCGAAGACCGGCAATCCTTCACTAAGCGCAGAAATTTCTCCCGACGGTAAAGCTCATGAGTGGCCGCTTTATGATTTGGAGAACAAAACAATTATGGTCTTCGATGAGTTCAACATTCACCCGGAAAAAGAGTCAGATTTAAAGATTCTTGATTGGGACAGATGCTATTTCTTGACTAAGTATTATTGCATTTGA